The following coding sequences lie in one Montipora foliosa isolate CH-2021 chromosome 11, ASM3666993v2, whole genome shotgun sequence genomic window:
- the LOC137975500 gene encoding uncharacterized protein, protein MPANCCVPKCTKKLYRTENGKKISYFKFPDDVNLKKRWLHAIRRDECKDFTVNQNTKICSRHFKPEDFVTCKSVGGQRIYVREGVVPSRFSWSQSSPLKRKPPKKRMFTSNTDTELIVSQTTSATETNADNCTSSAAGSSADHDVQNDTDTQGNTTEDFKELLENKELLEKLKSLELENASLKAEIGVLKRQKGLADSRVFQLRNFTSDEDIAFYTGFPNFATFNAVYEFLNTGTNGENIRYCSSKERSVPKRFYDENENETEEPEECTHKGRKRSLEAREEFFLVLCRLRRGFAEKHLAHLFHISQSTVSRIFLSWINYLYLKFGQVSIWANKEVVTVTMPDSFKDKYSSTRVIIDCTEIRCQMPSSLLLNSKLFSSYKNHVTLKGLVGIAPSGAITFISQLYSGSISDREIVERSGFLKLDFDKGDTVMADKGFTIEDLLPLGVNLNIPPFLGLYTQMTAQDVIKTQEIASVRIHIERAINKVKNFRIWDSVVPLSLFGVVNQMWSVCAFLCNMHDPLIST, encoded by the coding sequence atgccGGCAAATTGTTGTGTTCCCAAATGCACCAAAAAGCTGTACAGGActgaaaatggaaagaaaatttcctacttcaagtttccagatgatgtgAACCTCAAGAAACGTTGGCTGCATGCTATTCGTCGCGACGAATGTAAGGATTTTACTGTCAaccaaaacacgaaaatttgctCTCGTCACTTTAAACCTGAGGACTTTGTTACATGTAAGTCTGTCGGAGGCCAGCGTATTTATGTCAGGGAAGGGGTCGTGCCGTCACGTTTTTCTTGGTCACAAAGTTCTCCGCTAAAGAGAAAGCCTCCTAAGAAACGTATGTTTACGTCAAATACAGACACAGAGTTGATAGTATCTCAAACAACTAGTGCAACTGAAACCAACGCTGATAACTGCACTTCATCGGCGGCTGGTAGCTCTGCTGATCATGACGTGCAAAACGACACGGATACGCAAGGAAACACGACAGAAGATTTCAAAGAACTTCTCGAAAACAAAGAACTTCTCGAAAAACTGAAGAGTTTGGAGCTTGAAAATGCTTCGCTAAAGGCTGAAATAGGAGTTTTGAAACGTCAGAAGGGTCTTGCAGATTCTCGCGTTTTTCAGTTGCGAAATTTTACCTCTGACGAGGACATCGCCTTTTACACCGGCTTTCCTAACTTTGCTACATTTAATGCTGTATATGAATTTTTGAACACTGGAACGAATGGGGAGAACATTAGGTACTGCTCGTCAAAAGAAAGAAGTGTCCCAAAGCGTTTTTATGATGAGAACGAAAATGAAACCGAAGAACCAGAGGAATGCACTCACAAAGGTAGAAAAAGGAGTTTAGAAGCAAGAGAGGAGTTTTTCCTTGTACTCTGCAGACTAAGAAGGGGATTTGCAGAAAAGCATCTGGCTCACTTGTTTCATATCTCTCAGTCAACAGTGAGCAGGATATTCCTGTCCTGGATAAATTACTTGTATCTTAAATTTGGTCAGGTATCTATATGGGCAAATAAGGAGGTTGTTACAGTTACTATGCCAGACAGCTTTAAAGACAAATACTCTTCCACCCGTGTAATAATCGATTGCACAGAGATTAGATGTCAGATGCCTTCCAGCCTTCTTTTGAATTCGAAACTGTTCAGCTCGTATAAAAACCACGTAACTCTGAAAGGCTTAGTTGGAATTGCTCCTAGTGGAGCTATAACTTTTATCAGTCAACTATACAGTGGAAGTATTTCCGATCGCGAAATTGTTGAGAGAAGTGGTTTtctgaagttagattttgaTAAAGGTGACACTGTGATGGCCGATAAAGGCTTTACAATTGAAGATCTCCTTCCACTGGGTGTGAACCTAAACATTCCACCTTTTCTAGGGTTGTATACCCAAATGACAGCACAAGATGTTATCAAGACCCAGGAAATTGCCTCAGTAAGAATACATATCGAACGAGCTATTAACAAAGTCAAGAACTTCCGCATTTGGGATAGTGTCGTACCACTTAGTCTATTTGGGGTGGTAAATCAAATGTGGAGTGTCTGTGCctttttgtgtaacatgcacGATCCTCTTATTTCCACGTAA